A genomic segment from Pediococcus acidilactici encodes:
- a CDS encoding cation:dicarboxylase symporter family transporter gives MNDLITMAVVGSAALILFILAFLQRKNVSFNKLVLLGLILGLSFGAINQVLFGATSKIVTTAVDWIGIVGNGYISLLQMLVIPLIVISLISAFTKLGNAKNLGKIARNVLTVLLSTTAIAAFIGAITVIAFNLQGASFVKGTASKDNLAFLQQHQHALSELTIPQKIVSFLPQNIFEDLAGTRATSTIAVVIFSLIVGMAYIWLKEHYPNDAAAFARGTDILDKLISRMVRIVINLTPYGIFSLMVKTIAVNSIKTIMGLAYFIVAVYVALLLVLMVHTIILLFMHTNPIEYYKKVWPTLIFAFTSRNSAGTLPMNVEVQTKQLGINKAIADFSASLGLSIGQNGCAGIYPAMIASITAPVVGINIVSVKFILTLIVIVTISSFGVAGSGGGATFAALIVLGTLNLPVGVMGIVLAIDPIIDMGRTLVNVNDSILAGLVTAKRSDMFNEDVFNGKEKIEQA, from the coding sequence ATGAATGATTTGATAACCATGGCGGTTGTTGGAAGTGCCGCCCTGATACTGTTTATTTTGGCTTTTTTACAGCGAAAGAACGTCAGCTTTAACAAATTAGTGCTGCTGGGATTAATTCTTGGATTGAGTTTTGGGGCAATCAACCAGGTCCTTTTTGGGGCGACGAGTAAAATCGTCACTACGGCAGTTGATTGGATCGGAATTGTGGGAAATGGCTACATTTCGTTGCTGCAAATGCTCGTGATTCCGTTAATCGTAATCTCCTTAATCAGTGCGTTTACTAAGCTAGGAAACGCTAAAAATCTGGGAAAAATCGCGAGAAATGTGTTAACGGTACTATTGTCTACCACTGCAATTGCAGCGTTTATTGGAGCAATTACCGTTATCGCTTTTAATTTGCAAGGAGCGTCGTTTGTAAAGGGAACGGCGTCAAAAGATAACCTGGCCTTCTTACAACAACACCAACACGCGCTGAGCGAGTTGACGATCCCGCAAAAAATTGTGAGCTTCTTGCCACAAAATATTTTTGAAGACCTTGCCGGTACGCGCGCAACCAGTACGATTGCGGTAGTGATCTTCTCTTTAATCGTGGGGATGGCGTATATATGGTTAAAAGAACACTATCCTAACGATGCCGCGGCTTTTGCACGGGGCACCGATATTCTGGATAAATTGATATCCAGAATGGTACGCATAGTTATTAATTTGACCCCGTACGGAATTTTTTCGTTGATGGTGAAGACGATTGCGGTGAATAGCATTAAGACTATTATGGGCTTGGCGTACTTTATTGTGGCTGTTTACGTAGCCCTATTGCTAGTGTTAATGGTGCATACCATCATTTTGCTCTTCATGCACACTAACCCAATTGAATACTACAAAAAAGTATGGCCGACCCTGATCTTTGCATTTACCTCACGAAATAGCGCGGGGACGTTACCAATGAACGTCGAGGTACAAACTAAGCAATTGGGAATTAACAAGGCAATCGCGGATTTTTCGGCCAGTTTAGGACTTAGCATTGGGCAAAACGGGTGTGCCGGTATTTATCCAGCGATGATTGCGTCAATAACGGCTCCCGTAGTGGGGATCAACATTGTTTCGGTGAAGTTTATTCTAACGCTAATCGTTATCGTAACCATCTCATCCTTCGGGGTCGCGGGCTCGGGCGGCGGTGCAACCTTTGCCGCTTTAATCGTCCTAGGGACCTTAAACTTACCCGTGGGGGTTATGGGAATTGTGTTGGCAATTGATCCGATTATCGACATGGGACGCACGCTGGTGAACGTTAACGATAGTATCTTAGCAGGATTGGTAACCGCTAAACGAAGCGATATGTTTAACGAGGACGTTTTCAACGGAAAAGAAAAAATTGAGCAAGCTTAG
- a CDS encoding Crp/Fnr family transcriptional regulator: MTTLVDAHHCVPLVPIFKNLSADQSQQIEAIVHHHHVAAQQNLYHAGDSVDALTIIAKGQVKVVRPAENGKEHLLYLLQSGDINGEAALFNQLEHHSTATALTPTTVCTIARTDFQRLLTQNPQIAVNVMNTLGNRLLTLEAQATKTNTASVAERLADYLIETSAGLQANPFTLPLKNKDLATLLGTTPETISRYFKRWENRHLIKKLPGHQLQILDTTGLTLIE; encoded by the coding sequence ATGACCACTCTCGTCGACGCACACCACTGCGTACCTTTAGTTCCCATCTTTAAAAATCTGTCCGCTGACCAAAGTCAGCAAATCGAAGCAATTGTCCATCACCATCACGTTGCGGCTCAGCAAAATCTCTATCACGCCGGCGATTCCGTGGACGCCCTCACCATCATTGCTAAGGGACAGGTTAAGGTGGTACGCCCTGCTGAAAATGGTAAAGAACACCTGCTGTACCTATTGCAAAGTGGCGACATCAATGGCGAAGCCGCCTTATTTAACCAGCTTGAACACCACTCTACAGCTACGGCCCTGACCCCGACCACCGTTTGTACGATTGCTCGCACGGATTTTCAACGTTTATTGACCCAAAACCCACAAATTGCCGTAAACGTGATGAATACCCTCGGCAACCGGTTGTTAACTCTCGAGGCCCAAGCAACCAAGACCAATACGGCTTCGGTCGCTGAACGCCTAGCCGATTACCTTATTGAAACTTCAGCTGGCTTACAAGCCAACCCCTTCACCCTACCGCTCAAAAATAAAGATTTGGCGACGTTGTTAGGAACTACTCCAGAAACCATCAGCCGTTATTTCAAGCGTTGGGAAAACCGCCATTTGATTAAAAAGCTCCCCGGCCACCAACTACAAATTCTTGATACAACGGGCTTAACGTTAATTGAATAG
- a CDS encoding heavy-metal-associated domain-containing protein, translating into MTKVILQLDTLTCPSCMTKIQSAITKLAGVQNVKVLFNASKVKVLVDDQLSGEDLKRTVEKLGYQVQNVKTREVVG; encoded by the coding sequence ATGACTAAAGTTATTCTGCAGTTGGATACGTTAACCTGTCCAAGTTGCATGACAAAAATTCAAAGTGCGATTACTAAATTAGCAGGGGTCCAAAACGTTAAGGTCCTATTTAACGCTAGCAAGGTTAAAGTCCTAGTTGACGACCAGCTGAGCGGGGAAGACTTAAAACGGACGGTTGAAAAGCTGGGCTATCAGGTGCAAAACGTGAAAACAAGGGAGGTTGTTGGATAA
- a CDS encoding ferritin-like domain-containing protein has translation MAQSIEEQYLAEQKQAEIDHHQPTAGAMTDHVLANLRVLSNKLIQAVWYVKGPNYFADREFLLRWQPKVDRAFLELGEQLRAVGAKPASVTAEFSEYSMLSEDPRIKYYTTEAILEELVADCQTSLMFIQRAVTLANQENKLPLANFLIELNGQFNQVSRELQARLGKEPLEGLEEDEDDD, from the coding sequence ATGGCTCAATCAATTGAAGAACAGTACCTAGCCGAACAAAAGCAAGCTGAAATTGATCATCACCAACCAACGGCTGGAGCGATGACTGACCACGTTTTAGCAAATTTACGGGTGTTATCTAACAAGTTAATCCAGGCGGTTTGGTATGTGAAGGGACCAAACTATTTTGCGGATCGCGAATTCTTACTCCGGTGGCAGCCAAAAGTTGACCGTGCCTTTCTTGAGTTAGGTGAACAGCTCCGGGCCGTGGGTGCCAAGCCAGCCTCGGTCACTGCGGAATTTAGTGAATATAGTATGCTAAGCGAGGATCCGCGGATCAAGTATTATACGACGGAAGCCATTTTGGAGGAGCTGGTAGCGGATTGTCAAACTAGTTTGATGTTTATTCAACGGGCCGTGACCTTGGCTAACCAGGAAAATAAGCTCCCCTTAGCTAACTTTCTAATTGAACTTAACGGGCAATTTAACCAAGTCTCACGAGAATTACAAGCCCGGTTAGGAAAGGAACCGTTGGAGGGCCTAGAAGAGGACGAAGACGATGATTAA
- a CDS encoding heavy metal translocating P-type ATPase, whose translation MIKIQQWFAKNGNWLTGMAAVLTVMGWLLQHGKFSLEWGMIAYSLATLAAGMPILLKAISAVRARIISIELLVSIAVVGALAIGEFEEAAMVTLLFGLGNYLEQRTLKKTHQALTNLTEMQPTQAILVEAGQTRAIAVDDVAAGDHLLVRIGDQIPVDGQVVSGTATVNEAVITGEARLVNKVPTDLVYMGTVVENGSIVVEAQKVGEATTFGKIIELVEEAQDNQAPVSRFIDRFARFYTPIVLVLAILTGLVTQDFRLAITILVLACPGALVIGTPVSNVAGIGRGAQSGILIKGGQVIDQLAKVNTILMDKTGTVTTGKPSVQSFYPYTQQDWLMVAAQLESQTNHPLAAAVVEFYEQRAAQSVQNQDVQISTIKGIGIAATWHGHQVKLGSPRILELGSQPLSKKQATDLQKLQEARQSIILMTVDGLLVLAIGLSDQIRPGVASALKQLRQAGVTDQWMVTGDQQMVAESVAKAVGVTQVKAGKLPNEKAQFLNELQANGQPVLFVGDGINDSPAIAQAAVGIAMGSGTDVAIGTSDVVLINPDFKNIVFARQLAQATVRNMMENVIIAVGTVALLMLGVSLGWVNMASGMFFHEVSILVVIFNAMRLLKLRRPTWEVFSTKTSGESPSSETI comes from the coding sequence ATGATTAAAATCCAACAGTGGTTTGCTAAAAACGGTAATTGGTTGACGGGAATGGCGGCTGTTTTAACCGTAATGGGCTGGCTATTACAACACGGCAAATTTTCTCTAGAATGGGGAATGATTGCGTACAGCTTAGCCACGTTAGCAGCGGGGATGCCAATTCTTTTAAAGGCAATCAGCGCGGTGCGCGCCCGAATAATTAGCATTGAGCTGTTGGTAAGCATTGCCGTGGTGGGCGCTTTGGCAATTGGAGAATTTGAAGAGGCGGCGATGGTGACCTTGTTATTTGGCTTAGGAAATTACCTGGAACAGCGCACTTTAAAAAAGACCCACCAAGCGTTAACCAACTTAACCGAAATGCAACCCACGCAGGCGATCCTAGTGGAGGCGGGGCAAACCCGGGCAATTGCGGTTGACGATGTTGCGGCTGGCGACCATTTGTTAGTACGCATTGGTGATCAAATCCCGGTCGACGGACAGGTGGTTTCAGGAACGGCAACCGTCAACGAAGCCGTGATTACTGGGGAAGCACGGTTAGTTAACAAAGTGCCTACAGATTTGGTGTACATGGGGACGGTTGTGGAAAACGGCTCAATCGTAGTTGAAGCGCAGAAGGTTGGGGAAGCCACCACGTTTGGCAAGATAATTGAATTGGTAGAAGAAGCACAGGATAATCAGGCTCCGGTCAGTCGATTTATTGATCGCTTCGCCCGGTTTTATACGCCAATAGTCTTAGTGTTGGCGATCTTAACGGGATTGGTGACCCAAGACTTTCGTTTAGCGATTACGATTTTGGTATTAGCGTGTCCAGGCGCATTAGTAATTGGAACGCCGGTCTCCAACGTTGCGGGGATTGGACGAGGAGCCCAAAGCGGGATCTTGATTAAGGGAGGCCAAGTCATTGATCAATTGGCAAAGGTGAATACCATTCTCATGGATAAAACCGGAACGGTGACTACCGGAAAGCCAAGTGTTCAGAGCTTTTATCCATATACGCAACAAGATTGGTTAATGGTGGCGGCCCAATTAGAATCACAAACTAACCATCCTTTAGCCGCGGCCGTGGTGGAATTTTATGAACAACGGGCGGCCCAGTCTGTGCAAAACCAAGATGTCCAGATTTCCACCATTAAGGGAATCGGGATTGCCGCAACTTGGCACGGCCATCAGGTAAAATTAGGAAGTCCGCGAATTTTAGAACTAGGTTCCCAGCCACTTTCAAAAAAACAGGCGACTGATTTACAAAAACTGCAGGAAGCTAGACAATCGATAATTTTAATGACGGTAGACGGTCTTTTAGTATTGGCAATCGGCTTATCCGACCAAATTCGGCCCGGCGTAGCTAGCGCGCTTAAGCAACTTCGTCAAGCTGGAGTGACGGATCAATGGATGGTAACTGGCGACCAGCAAATGGTTGCCGAATCCGTTGCAAAGGCGGTAGGGGTGACCCAGGTTAAGGCAGGCAAGTTGCCCAACGAAAAGGCCCAATTCTTGAATGAACTCCAAGCAAACGGCCAACCAGTACTGTTTGTTGGCGACGGAATTAACGATAGTCCCGCGATTGCCCAGGCGGCGGTGGGAATTGCGATGGGGAGCGGTACCGACGTCGCGATCGGAACCTCGGACGTGGTGCTGATTAATCCCGATTTTAAAAACATTGTTTTTGCACGACAACTTGCGCAAGCGACGGTACGTAACATGATGGAAAACGTGATAATTGCGGTTGGTACGGTGGCATTATTAATGTTAGGAGTCAGTTTAGGTTGGGTAAATATGGCAAGCGGGATGTTTTTTCACGAGGTTAGCATTTTAGTAGTAATTTTCAACGCGATGCGTTTGCTGAAATTAAGACGGCCAACTTGGGAAGTTTTTTCCACAAAAACTAGCGGTGAGAGCCCTTCCAGTGAAACTATCTAA
- the guaA gene encoding glutamine-hydrolyzing GMP synthase yields the protein MANTDLSNFDKIIVLDFGSQYNQLITRRIREFGVYSELLSHKITAEEIKQINPKGIIFSGGPNSVYDDDAFRVDPEIYQLGIPILGICYGMQLMAYNLGGRVESADNREYGHADINVTDDQAALFKDLPATQTVWMSHGDLVREVPAGFKTVATSANCPIASMADDERKFYGVQFHAEVRNTQYGNDILRHFAFDVCQAQANWSMNDFIDMQVEKIREEVGDRKVLLGLSGGVDSSVVGVLLNKAIGDQLVCIFVDHGLLRKGEAKQVMDSLEGKFGLNIIKVDAQDRFLSKLAGVTDPEQKRKIIGNEFIEVFNDEAQKLKGIDFLAQGTLYTDVIESGTDTAQTIKSHHNVGGLPEDMHFELIEPLRTLFKDEARDLGEKLGMPEDLVWRQPFPGPGLGIRVLGEITEDKLQIVRDSDLILREEIKNAGLDRDIWQYFTVLPGIRSVGVMGDGRTYDYTVGIRAVNSIDGMTADFARIPWDVLQKISVRIVNEVDHVNRVVYDITSKPPATVEWE from the coding sequence TTGGCAAACACAGATTTATCAAATTTTGATAAAATCATTGTTTTGGATTTTGGTAGTCAATACAACCAATTGATTACACGCAGAATCCGTGAATTTGGGGTTTACTCAGAGCTTCTTTCTCATAAAATCACTGCGGAAGAAATTAAGCAGATTAATCCTAAGGGAATTATTTTCTCTGGAGGACCGAACAGTGTTTATGATGACGATGCTTTTCGAGTTGATCCTGAAATTTATCAATTAGGAATTCCAATTTTAGGAATTTGTTACGGAATGCAATTGATGGCTTACAACTTGGGCGGTCGGGTTGAATCTGCGGATAACCGTGAATACGGCCATGCAGACATTAACGTGACTGACGACCAAGCAGCGTTGTTTAAAGACCTGCCAGCTACCCAAACGGTTTGGATGAGCCACGGTGACTTGGTTCGCGAAGTTCCAGCCGGTTTTAAGACGGTGGCTACTAGCGCAAACTGTCCAATCGCTTCCATGGCGGATGACGAACGGAAGTTTTATGGGGTTCAATTCCACGCAGAAGTACGGAATACACAATACGGTAACGATATTTTACGGCACTTTGCCTTTGATGTTTGTCAAGCTCAAGCAAATTGGTCGATGAACGACTTCATTGACATGCAAGTGGAAAAGATTCGCGAAGAAGTTGGCGATCGTAAAGTGCTTCTCGGACTTTCTGGTGGGGTTGACTCAAGCGTTGTCGGCGTATTGTTGAACAAAGCCATTGGCGATCAATTAGTATGTATCTTTGTGGATCACGGTTTGTTACGTAAAGGTGAAGCAAAGCAAGTTATGGATAGCCTAGAAGGCAAATTCGGCTTGAACATTATCAAGGTTGACGCACAAGACCGCTTCTTAAGCAAGTTAGCCGGAGTTACTGATCCTGAACAAAAACGGAAGATTATCGGTAACGAATTCATCGAAGTCTTCAATGACGAAGCTCAAAAGCTTAAGGGGATTGATTTCTTAGCTCAAGGTACCCTTTACACTGACGTAATTGAAAGTGGAACGGATACTGCGCAAACAATCAAATCCCACCATAACGTGGGTGGATTGCCAGAAGACATGCACTTCGAACTAATCGAACCGCTTCGGACCTTGTTTAAGGATGAAGCACGTGACCTAGGTGAAAAGTTGGGAATGCCAGAAGATCTAGTTTGGCGGCAACCTTTCCCTGGTCCTGGTCTAGGAATTCGGGTGTTAGGTGAAATCACCGAAGATAAATTGCAAATCGTTCGCGATAGTGACTTGATTCTACGTGAAGAAATCAAGAACGCTGGTTTAGACCGCGACATTTGGCAATACTTCACCGTATTACCAGGAATTCGCAGTGTTGGGGTAATGGGTGACGGCCGGACTTACGACTACACAGTCGGAATTCGTGCAGTTAACTCAATCGACGGAATGACCGCCGACTTCGCGCGGATCCCATGGGATGTACTCCAAAAAATTTCGGTACGAATCGTAAACGAAGTTGACCACGTTAACCGCGTAGTGTACGATATTACGTCCAAGCCGCCGGCAACAGTGGAATGGGAATAA